Genomic segment of Nostoc sp. TCL240-02:
GGTATTGGCTGCCACTGGGAAATAATTCCCATCGATTAAGTGTAAACCCTGGAGTTGGGGATTGAGATAATCGCCTGTGGGGTCATATTGGAAATATTCACGTACTCCCAGAAAGGCGTAAATTCCTTTCTTTGCACCTTGGTCTTTGCTGCGGGTGGTTTTTGAGGTAATCTCTAGAACAAAATCTGGGGTTTGATTATTTTCTTCCCAGGTTTTATAAGAGCGTCTGTCACGGTTTTCTACTCCAAACACCACAAATACATCTGGTGCGACAACTGATTCTGGATAACCTTTTTCGTAGTAAATAAATAGATTACCAGCAACGTATACATCTGGGTGATTTCGGAAATAAATTTCCAGCACAGTGGTAGCGTATACGAGACACTTACGCTGTAAATCACCTTCAGCCATTGGCTTACCATCCTCATCTGGGTACTCAATCGGCGT
This window contains:
- a CDS encoding Uma2 family endonuclease — its product is MTASVEYIPVTPIEYPDEDGKPMAEGDLQRKCLVYATTVLEIYFRNHPDVYVAGNLFIYYEKGYPESVVAPDVFVVFGVENRDRRSYKTWEENNQTPDFVLEITSKTTRSKDQGAKKGIYAFLGVREYFQYDPTGDYLNPQLQGLHLIDGNYFPVAANTLPDGTVSLPSEVLGLELRLEAGKLHFYNPATGETLLTHEEEATARQAAEEKAQRLAAKLRELNIDPDSF